From one Acidibrevibacterium fodinaquatile genomic stretch:
- a CDS encoding 50S ribosomal protein L23, giving the protein MTSPYKLGQSARKRAAHLSREEMYRIIRSPVVTEKATMLGERHQMAFRVVAEATKPEIKAAIEGLFGVKVTAVNTLVTKGKTKRFRGRPGRRSDVKKAYVTLAEGQTIDLTVGLA; this is encoded by the coding sequence ATGACGTCGCCATACAAACTCGGCCAATCGGCGCGCAAACGGGCGGCGCATCTCTCGCGCGAAGAGATGTATCGCATCATTCGGAGCCCGGTGGTGACTGAGAAAGCAACGATGCTCGGCGAGCGCCATCAAATGGCCTTTCGCGTTGTTGCCGAGGCGACCAAGCCGGAGATCAAGGCCGCGATCGAAGGGTTGTTCGGCGTCAAGGTGACGGCGGTGAATACGCTCGTGACCAAGGGTAAGACCAAGCGCTTCCGCGGCCGCCCGGGTCGGCGAAGCGATGTCAAGAAAGCCTATGTGACGCTCGCCGAAGGTCAGACCATCGATCTGACCGTTGGTCTGGCGTGA
- the rpoC gene encoding DNA-directed RNA polymerase subunit beta' produces MNELMKILGQTGQAMTFDQIKIQIAAPEQIRSWSYGEIKKPETINYRTFKPERDGLFCARIFGPIKDYECLCGKYKRMKFRGIICEKCGVEVTLAKVRRERMGHIELASPVAHIWFLKSLPSRIGLMVDLTLKDLEKVLYFESYVVLEPGTTDLKLHQLLSEDQLLAKQDEFGEDAFQVGIGAEAAKHILQQIDLDSEKTRLRTELRETTSEAKRKKLVKRLKLVEAFAESGLRPEWMILDVIPVIPPELRPLVPLDGGRFATSDLNDLYRRVINRNNRLKRLIELRAPDIIVRNEKRMLQESVDALFDNGRRGRAITGANKRPLKSLSDMLKGKQGRFRQNLLGKRVDYSGRSVIVVGPELKLHQCGLPKKMALELFKPFIYAKLEKYGHATTIKAAKRMVEKERPEVWDILEEVIREHPVLLNRAPTLHRLGIQAFEPVLIEGKAIQLHPLVCTAFNADFDGDQMAVHVPLSIEAQLEARVLMMSTNNILSPANGKPIIVPSQDIVLGLYYLSLETPEFRATPDEKAPAFATIGEIEHALHARVVTLHSKIRARFDGVDANGQPQRQTVITTPGRMLIAQILPRHPQVPFAVINKQLTKKNVSDVIDIVYRHCGQKECVIFADRLMGLGFGQACKAGLSFGKDDMIIPAEKGDLIRKTQAEVKEFEQQYQEGLITAGERYNKVVDAWSRCTDAVASAMMQEISKQEIGRPTNSVWMMSHSGARGSPAQMRQLAGMRGLMAKPSGEIIEQPIIANFKEGLSVLEYFNSTHGARKGLADTALKTANSGYLTRRLVDVAQDCIIVDADCGTERGLTVRAVMDGGEVVASLAERILGRTAAEDVLDPVSNAVLMQRGVLISEEDADRIERAGVEVMKIRSVLTCDSKIGVCALCYGRDLARGTPVNAGEAVGVIAAQSIGEPGTQLTMRTFHIGGAAQRGAEQSSVEASHDGTVAIKNRNVVINSHNVPVVMARNCEILLFDERGRERARFRVPYGARLLTDEGVRVTRGQKLAEWDPYTLPIITERDGKVEYLDLIEGITLIERVDEVTGLTSKVVVDYKQGARGADLRPRLQLKDAKGEVVRLPSGADARYFLAPDSILSVENGAEVQAGDVLARIPREGSKTRDITGGLPRVAELFEARRPKDHAIIAETDGRVEFGKDYKAKRRIIVKNDETGEETEYLVPKGKHVSVQEGDFVRRGDPLVDGPRVPHDILKVLGVEALSDYLVNEIQDVYRLQGVKINDKHIEVIVRQMLQKVEIIDPGDTTYLVGEQIDRLEFEAENRKREKAGERVAQAMPVLQGITKASLQTQSFISAASFQETTRVLTEAATAGKVDSLNGLKENVIVGRLIPAGTGSVMNRLRSIAAGRDKQRLPEAPALTGGDLAAE; encoded by the coding sequence ATGAACGAGCTGATGAAGATTCTTGGCCAGACCGGCCAGGCGATGACTTTCGACCAGATCAAGATCCAGATCGCGGCACCCGAGCAGATCCGGAGCTGGTCTTATGGTGAGATCAAGAAGCCCGAGACGATCAATTATCGGACCTTCAAGCCTGAGCGCGATGGCTTGTTCTGCGCCCGCATCTTCGGCCCGATCAAGGATTACGAATGTCTTTGCGGCAAATACAAGCGGATGAAGTTCCGCGGGATCATCTGCGAGAAATGCGGTGTTGAGGTCACGCTCGCCAAGGTGCGGCGCGAACGCATGGGACATATCGAACTTGCGTCACCGGTCGCGCATATCTGGTTTTTGAAGTCCCTGCCGAGCCGGATCGGCCTGATGGTCGATCTCACGCTCAAGGATCTCGAGAAGGTTCTCTATTTCGAGAGCTACGTGGTGCTCGAGCCCGGCACCACCGATCTCAAGCTGCATCAATTGCTGAGCGAGGACCAACTGCTGGCCAAGCAGGACGAGTTCGGCGAGGATGCGTTTCAGGTCGGGATCGGTGCCGAGGCGGCCAAACATATCCTCCAGCAGATCGATCTTGATTCCGAAAAGACGCGGCTCCGCACCGAACTGCGCGAAACGACGAGCGAGGCCAAGCGCAAGAAGCTCGTCAAGCGGCTCAAGCTGGTCGAGGCATTCGCCGAATCCGGCTTGCGTCCGGAGTGGATGATCCTCGACGTGATCCCGGTGATCCCGCCGGAATTGCGCCCGCTGGTGCCGCTCGATGGTGGGCGCTTCGCGACCAGCGATCTCAACGATCTCTATCGTCGCGTGATCAACCGCAACAACCGCTTGAAAAGGCTGATCGAGCTTCGCGCTCCCGATATCATCGTGCGCAACGAAAAGCGCATGCTGCAAGAAAGCGTCGATGCCTTGTTCGATAATGGCCGGCGTGGTCGTGCGATCACCGGGGCGAATAAGCGGCCGTTGAAATCGCTCTCGGACATGCTCAAGGGCAAGCAGGGGCGGTTCCGCCAGAACCTGCTCGGCAAACGCGTCGATTATTCCGGCCGCTCGGTGATTGTCGTCGGACCGGAGCTGAAGCTGCATCAATGCGGCCTGCCGAAGAAGATGGCGCTCGAGCTGTTCAAGCCGTTCATCTACGCTAAACTCGAGAAATATGGCCACGCCACCACCATCAAAGCGGCCAAGCGCATGGTGGAGAAAGAACGGCCGGAAGTGTGGGACATCCTCGAAGAGGTGATCCGCGAGCATCCGGTGCTGCTCAACCGCGCGCCGACGCTGCATCGGCTTGGCATTCAGGCGTTCGAGCCGGTGCTGATCGAGGGCAAGGCGATCCAGCTTCATCCGCTGGTCTGTACCGCCTTCAACGCCGATTTCGACGGCGACCAGATGGCGGTGCACGTGCCGCTCAGCATCGAAGCGCAGCTCGAAGCGCGCGTGCTCATGATGTCGACCAACAACATCCTGAGCCCGGCGAACGGCAAGCCGATCATTGTGCCGAGCCAGGACATCGTGCTCGGGCTCTATTATCTCTCGTTGGAGACGCCGGAATTCCGCGCGACCCCCGATGAGAAAGCGCCCGCCTTCGCCACCATCGGCGAGATCGAGCACGCGCTGCACGCCCGTGTGGTTACGCTCCACAGCAAGATCCGGGCACGTTTCGACGGTGTCGATGCGAACGGCCAGCCGCAACGCCAGACGGTGATCACGACGCCGGGGCGCATGCTGATCGCTCAGATCCTGCCGCGCCATCCGCAAGTGCCCTTCGCGGTGATCAACAAGCAGCTCACCAAGAAAAATGTCTCCGATGTGATCGACATCGTCTATCGTCATTGCGGCCAGAAAGAATGCGTGATCTTCGCCGATCGTCTGATGGGGCTTGGCTTCGGCCAAGCGTGCAAAGCCGGCCTTTCTTTCGGCAAGGATGACATGATCATCCCCGCCGAGAAGGGCGATCTCATCCGCAAGACCCAGGCCGAGGTCAAGGAGTTCGAGCAGCAATACCAGGAGGGGCTGATCACCGCCGGCGAGCGCTACAACAAGGTGGTCGATGCCTGGTCGCGTTGCACCGATGCCGTCGCCAGCGCAATGATGCAGGAGATCAGCAAGCAGGAGATCGGGCGGCCGACCAATTCGGTGTGGATGATGAGCCATTCCGGCGCCCGCGGCTCGCCGGCGCAGATGCGTCAGCTCGCCGGCATGCGCGGCCTGATGGCCAAGCCCTCGGGCGAGATCATCGAGCAGCCGATCATCGCCAATTTCAAGGAAGGGCTCTCGGTTCTCGAATATTTCAACTCGACCCACGGCGCCCGCAAGGGGCTCGCGGATACGGCGTTGAAGACCGCGAACTCCGGCTATCTCACCCGCCGCCTCGTCGATGTCGCGCAGGATTGCATCATCGTCGATGCCGATTGCGGTACCGAGCGGGGCCTGACGGTGCGCGCGGTGATGGATGGCGGCGAGGTGGTGGCCAGTCTCGCCGAGCGCATTCTCGGCCGCACTGCGGCTGAGGACGTGCTCGATCCGGTGAGCAACGCGGTGCTGATGCAGCGGGGGGTGCTGATCAGCGAGGAGGATGCCGATCGCATCGAGCGCGCCGGTGTCGAGGTCATGAAAATCCGCTCGGTGCTGACGTGCGATTCCAAGATCGGCGTGTGTGCGCTCTGCTATGGCCGCGATCTCGCGCGCGGCACGCCGGTCAATGCCGGCGAGGCGGTCGGGGTCATCGCCGCGCAGTCGATCGGCGAGCCGGGCACACAGCTCACCATGCGTACTTTCCACATTGGCGGCGCCGCCCAGCGCGGCGCCGAGCAGTCGAGCGTCGAGGCGAGCCATGACGGCACGGTTGCGATCAAGAACCGCAACGTCGTCATCAACAGCCACAATGTGCCGGTGGTGATGGCGCGTAACTGCGAGATCCTGCTGTTTGACGAGCGTGGGCGCGAGCGGGCGCGGTTTCGCGTCCCCTATGGCGCGCGTCTGTTGACCGATGAAGGGGTGCGGGTGACCCGGGGGCAGAAGCTCGCGGAATGGGATCCCTACACACTACCGATCATCACCGAGCGCGATGGCAAGGTCGAATATCTCGATCTGATCGAGGGTATCACCCTGATCGAGCGGGTTGACGAAGTCACTGGCCTCACCTCGAAAGTGGTGGTGGACTATAAGCAAGGCGCGCGCGGCGCCGATCTCCGACCGCGCTTGCAGTTGAAGGACGCCAAGGGCGAGGTGGTGCGGCTGCCGAGCGGCGCTGACGCGCGTTACTTCCTCGCGCCCGACTCGATCCTTTCGGTGGAGAACGGTGCCGAGGTGCAAGCCGGTGACGTGCTTGCCCGCATTCCGCGCGAGGGCAGCAAGACCCGCGACATCACCGGCGGTCTGCCGCGGGTCGCCGAATTGTTCGAGGCACGGCGGCCGAAGGATCATGCGATCATCGCCGAGACCGATGGCCGCGTCGAATTCGGCAAGGACTACAAAGCGAAGCGCCGGATCATCGTCAAGAACGACGAAACCGGCGAGGAGACCGAATATCTCGTCCCCAAGGGCAAGCATGTTTCGGTGCAAGAGGGCGATTTCGTCCGCCGTGGCGACCCCCTGGTCGATGGGCCCAGGGTGCCGCATGACATTCTCAAGGTGCTCGGCGTCGAGGCGCTGTCGGATTATCTCGTCAATGAGATCCAGGACGTTTACCGTCTGCAAGGGGTGAAGATCAACGACAAGCATATCGAGGTGATCGTCCGCCAGATGCTGCAGAAGGTGGAAATCATCGACCCCGGTGACACCACCTATCTGGTCGGCGAGCAGATTGACCGGCTCGAATTCGAAGCCGAGAACCGCAAGCGTGAAAAGGCCGGCGAACGGGTGGCACAGGCGATGCCGGTTCTGCAAGGCATCACCAAGGCAAGTCTCCAGACCCAGAGCTTCATCAGCGCCGCTTCTTTCCAGGAGACGACGCGGGTGCTGACCGAGGCGGCAACCGCTGGCAAGGTCGACAGCCTCAACGGCCTCAAGGAGAACGTCATCGTCGGGCGGCTGATCCCGGCCGGGACCGGCAGCGTGATGAACCGGCTGCGCAGCATCGCGGCCGGGCGGGACAAGCAGCGTCTGCCGGAGGCGCCGGCGCTCACGGGCGGCGATCTCGCCGCCGAGTGA
- the rpsL gene encoding 30S ribosomal protein S12 yields the protein MPTINQLIAKGREPRGKRNKVPALQGCPQKRGVCTRVYTTTPKKPNSALRKVAKVRLTNGYEVVSYIPGEGHNLQEHSVVLIRGGRVKDLPGVRYHILRGVLDTQGIAKRRQRRSLYGAKRPK from the coding sequence ATGCCGACCATCAACCAGTTGATCGCCAAGGGGCGTGAGCCGCGTGGCAAGCGCAACAAAGTTCCCGCCCTGCAAGGCTGCCCGCAGAAGCGGGGTGTCTGCACGCGTGTCTATACGACGACGCCGAAAAAGCCCAATTCGGCTTTGCGCAAAGTGGCCAAGGTGCGTTTGACCAATGGCTATGAGGTGGTGAGCTACATCCCCGGCGAGGGCCATAATCTGCAGGAGCATAGCGTGGTGTTGATCCGCGGCGGCCGCGTCAAGGATTTGCCCGGCGTGCGTTATCACATTCTGCGCGGCGTGCTCGACACCCAAGGCATCGCCAAGCGCCGCCAGCGCCGCTCGCTTTACGGCGCCAAGCGGCCGAAGTGA
- a CDS encoding LysE family translocator, with translation MTSSPLIAAFLGGAIYILIPGPAFLALLALGAAAGRRAALRFAAGNLAGDLVWNGLALLALIGAREIGAGVFAALDLISGLYLGWLGVRALRAGGIARQAMVPRRALLRGVVFGLTNPKGYPVAVATFAALLSGQPGGLGMAHLPALFAMVAGGIAGADLLLVVMVGLRPFRHFYARYQQWLTRGAGLLFVGFGAHALYLGGYAALTGGRAGR, from the coding sequence ATGACGTCTTCTCCCCTCATCGCGGCGTTTTTGGGTGGCGCTATCTATATCCTGATCCCGGGGCCGGCGTTTCTTGCCCTGCTTGCGCTCGGCGCCGCGGCCGGACGACGCGCGGCGCTCCGGTTCGCGGCGGGCAATCTCGCCGGTGATCTGGTGTGGAATGGTCTCGCGTTGCTGGCGCTGATCGGGGCGCGGGAGATCGGCGCCGGGGTGTTCGCCGCGCTCGACCTCATCTCCGGGCTTTATCTCGGCTGGCTCGGCGTTCGTGCGCTGAGGGCGGGAGGTATCGCAAGGCAGGCCATGGTGCCGCGGCGAGCGCTGCTGCGCGGCGTTGTCTTTGGCCTGACCAACCCCAAGGGCTACCCGGTTGCCGTTGCGACCTTCGCCGCGCTGCTCTCAGGGCAGCCGGGAGGGCTCGGCATGGCCCATTTGCCGGCGCTTTTTGCGATGGTGGCGGGGGGTATCGCCGGCGCCGATCTGTTGTTGGTGGTAATGGTCGGCTTGCGGCCATTCCGACATTTTTACGCCCGCTATCAGCAATGGCTCACCCGTGGGGCGGGCCTTCTATTTGTTGGATTCGGCGCGCATGCGCTCTATCTCGGCGGCTATGCCGCCCTCACGGGCGGCCGGGCTGGGCGATGA
- the rpsS gene encoding 30S ribosomal protein S19 produces the protein MARSVWKGPFVDGYLLNKAEAVRASGRNEIIKIWSRRSTILPQFVGLTFGVYNGRKFLPVQVNENMVGHKFGEFSPTRTFTGHSADKKAKRG, from the coding sequence ATGGCTCGCTCCGTCTGGAAAGGGCCGTTCGTTGACGGCTATCTCCTCAATAAGGCCGAAGCCGTGCGCGCGTCGGGCCGCAACGAGATCATCAAGATCTGGTCGCGCCGCTCGACCATCTTGCCGCAATTCGTCGGGCTTACTTTCGGCGTCTATAACGGCCGCAAGTTTCTGCCGGTGCAGGTGAACGAGAATATGGTCGGGCATAAATTCGGCGAGTTCTCGCCGACCCGCACCTTCACCGGGCATTCGGCCGACAAGAAGGCAAAGCGGGGCTGA
- the rplB gene encoding 50S ribosomal protein L2, with protein MALKNFNPVTASLRGTILVDRGELWKGKPVKALTRGKTGTGGRNNHGHITSRFRGGGHKRAYRLVDFRRRKFDVPAVVERLEYDPNRSAFLALIKYQDGELAYILAPQRLRVGDVVVSGARVDIKPGNAMPMAAIPVGTIIHNIEMKPGAGGKIARAAGTFAQLVGKDVGYAQVKLMSGELRMVRAECMASIGAVSNPDNANAHIGKAGRQRWLGRRPHNRGVVMNPVDHPHGGGEGRTSGGRHPVTPWGKPTKGYKTRVNKRTDKLIIRRRNKGKG; from the coding sequence ATGGCGCTGAAGAATTTCAATCCGGTTACGGCGAGCCTCCGCGGCACCATTCTCGTCGATCGTGGCGAGCTGTGGAAGGGAAAGCCGGTCAAGGCGCTGACCCGCGGCAAGACGGGGACTGGCGGGCGCAATAATCATGGCCATATCACCTCGCGGTTTCGCGGCGGCGGCCACAAGCGCGCCTATCGCCTGGTGGATTTCCGCCGGCGTAAGTTCGACGTTCCCGCCGTGGTGGAGCGGCTGGAGTATGATCCCAATCGTTCCGCGTTTCTCGCGCTGATCAAGTATCAGGACGGCGAACTCGCCTATATTCTCGCGCCGCAGCGTTTGCGCGTTGGTGATGTCGTGGTTTCCGGCGCGCGCGTCGATATCAAGCCCGGCAACGCGATGCCGATGGCGGCGATCCCGGTTGGCACCATCATTCATAATATCGAGATGAAGCCCGGCGCGGGTGGCAAGATCGCGCGTGCCGCCGGCACGTTCGCCCAGCTCGTTGGCAAGGATGTGGGGTATGCCCAAGTCAAGCTGATGTCGGGTGAGTTGCGCATGGTGCGCGCGGAATGCATGGCGAGCATCGGCGCGGTCTCCAATCCCGATAACGCGAACGCCCATATCGGCAAGGCGGGGCGACAGCGCTGGCTCGGGCGGCGGCCGCATAATCGTGGCGTGGTGATGAACCCCGTCGATCATCCGCATGGTGGCGGCGAGGGTCGTACATCCGGTGGGCGCCATCCGGTGACGCCGTGGGGCAAGCCGACCAAGGGGTATAAGACTCGCGTGAACAAGCGCACGGACAAGCTGATCATTCGCCGGCGCAACAAGGGGAAGGGCTGA
- the rplV gene encoding 50S ribosomal protein L22, whose product MSKPKHERRLDASEAEAVMRNLRVSPRKLNLVAGLIRNRPAAQAVATLTFSKRRIAGDVKKVLQSAIANAENNHSLDVDRLVVTRAEVGRAVVMRRFHARGRGRSARVEKWFSHLRIVVAELPEFAATNAAQTEEGAA is encoded by the coding sequence ATGAGCAAGCCGAAGCATGAACGCCGACTGGACGCGAGCGAAGCGGAGGCGGTGATGCGCAATTTGCGTGTCAGCCCGCGCAAGCTCAATCTCGTGGCCGGGCTCATCCGCAACCGGCCGGCGGCGCAAGCGGTCGCGACGCTGACGTTTAGCAAGCGGCGCATCGCCGGGGATGTGAAGAAGGTGCTGCAAAGCGCGATCGCCAATGCCGAGAACAACCATTCACTCGATGTCGACCGATTGGTCGTCACCCGTGCCGAGGTGGGGCGCGCGGTGGTGATGCGGCGTTTTCACGCGCGCGGCCGCGGCCGTTCGGCGCGGGTGGAGAAATGGTTCAGCCATCTGCGGATCGTCGTTGCGGAACTCCCCGAGTTCGCGGCGACGAATGCAGCGCAGACTGAGGAAGGGGCAGCGTAG
- the rpsJ gene encoding 30S ribosomal protein S10 gives MDNQNIRIRLKAYDHRVLDNSTKEIVNTAKRTGARVRGPIPLPTHIERFTVNRSPHVDKKSREQFEIRTHRRLLDIVEPTPQTVDALMKLDLAAGVDVEIKI, from the coding sequence ATGGACAACCAGAATATCCGCATCCGCCTGAAAGCGTATGATCACCGCGTGCTCGATAACAGCACGAAGGAGATCGTGAACACGGCCAAGCGCACAGGCGCGCGTGTTCGTGGGCCGATTCCGCTGCCGACTCATATCGAGCGATTCACCGTGAATCGCTCGCCACATGTCGACAAGAAAAGCCGCGAGCAGTTCGAAATCCGAACCCATCGCCGCCTTCTTGATATCGTCGAGCCCACGCCGCAGACGGTCGATGCTTTGATGAAGCTCGATCTCGCTGCCGGCGTGGACGTCGAGATCAAAATCTGA
- the rplD gene encoding 50S ribosomal protein L4 — protein sequence MEIEIRTLDDTAVGKTELNDAVFGASPREDIMARVVHWQLAKRRAGTHAVKGMGEVSGTTRKPYKQKGTGRARQGSLRAPQFRTGGVVHGPVVRDHGYDLPKKVRRLGLISALSKKWAEGKLVVLESAGGVGKTRDLVGKLKTLGWRSALIVDHEVDGELLRASRNVPGVDVLPSLGANVYDILRHDVLAITAAGIASLTERLTREIVR from the coding sequence ATGGAAATCGAAATCAGAACGCTGGACGATACCGCGGTCGGCAAAACCGAACTCAATGACGCGGTGTTTGGTGCCAGCCCGCGCGAGGACATCATGGCGCGGGTGGTGCATTGGCAGTTGGCCAAGCGCCGCGCCGGCACGCATGCCGTCAAGGGAATGGGCGAGGTCTCGGGCACCACGCGCAAGCCTTATAAACAGAAGGGCACCGGGCGGGCGCGCCAAGGCAGCTTGCGGGCGCCGCAATTCCGCACCGGCGGGGTGGTGCATGGCCCGGTGGTGCGCGACCACGGCTATGATCTGCCGAAGAAGGTGCGCCGCCTCGGGTTGATTTCGGCGCTTTCGAAGAAGTGGGCCGAAGGCAAGTTGGTGGTGTTGGAGAGCGCCGGGGGTGTTGGTAAGACCAGGGATCTCGTGGGGAAGTTGAAGACCCTCGGTTGGCGCTCGGCGCTGATTGTCGATCACGAGGTTGATGGCGAGCTTCTCCGCGCCAGCCGCAATGTGCCGGGGGTCGACGTGCTGCCGTCGCTCGGCGCGAATGTTTACGACATTCTGCGCCATGATGTGCTCGCCATCACCGCAGCCGGGATTGCTTCTTTGACTGAGCGACTGACGCGGGAGATCGTGCGATGA
- the tuf gene encoding elongation factor Tu, whose protein sequence is MAKAKFERNKPHCNIGTIGHVDHGKTSLTAAITKILAKTGGATFTAYDQIDKAPEERARGITISTAHVEYETQKRHYAHVDCPGHADYVKNMITGAAQMDGAILVVSAADGPMPQTREHILLARQVGVPALVVFLNKVDMVDDPELLELVEMEVRELLSSYQFPGDDIPIIKGSALCALEDRNPELGEQAILKLMEAVDSYIPQPERPKDRPFLMPIEDVFSISGRGTVVTGRIERGLVTVGDEVEIVGLRATQKTIVTGVEMFRKLLDRGEAGDNIGALLRGTKREEVERGQVLAKPGSITPHTKFKAEAYILTKEEGGRHTPFFTNYRPQFYFRTTDVTGIVKLPEGTEMVMPGDNVSMDVELIAPIAMDDGLRFAIREGGRTVGAGVVAKIEA, encoded by the coding sequence ATGGCCAAGGCGAAATTCGAGCGCAATAAGCCGCACTGCAACATCGGCACGATCGGCCATGTGGATCATGGCAAGACGTCGCTGACCGCGGCGATCACCAAGATTCTGGCCAAGACGGGCGGGGCGACGTTCACCGCCTATGACCAGATCGACAAGGCCCCGGAGGAGCGCGCTCGCGGGATCACGATCTCGACCGCGCATGTCGAATATGAGACGCAAAAGCGCCACTACGCGCATGTCGATTGCCCGGGTCACGCCGACTACGTCAAGAACATGATCACCGGCGCCGCGCAGATGGACGGGGCGATCCTCGTCGTCTCGGCGGCTGACGGCCCGATGCCCCAGACCCGCGAGCATATCCTGCTCGCCCGTCAGGTGGGTGTGCCGGCGCTCGTCGTGTTCCTCAACAAAGTGGACATGGTCGATGATCCGGAGCTTCTTGAGCTCGTCGAGATGGAAGTGCGCGAGCTGCTCTCGAGCTATCAATTCCCCGGCGATGACATTCCGATCATCAAGGGTTCGGCGCTGTGCGCGCTCGAAGACCGCAACCCGGAGCTTGGTGAGCAGGCTATTCTCAAGCTGATGGAAGCGGTCGATTCCTATATTCCGCAACCCGAGCGCCCGAAGGATCGGCCGTTCCTGATGCCGATCGAGGACGTTTTCTCGATTTCCGGGCGCGGCACGGTGGTGACCGGGCGTATCGAGCGCGGTCTGGTCACGGTCGGCGACGAGGTCGAGATCGTTGGGCTTCGCGCGACACAGAAGACCATCGTCACCGGCGTCGAGATGTTCCGCAAGCTGCTCGACCGAGGCGAGGCTGGCGACAATATCGGCGCGCTGCTCCGCGGCACCAAGCGTGAGGAGGTCGAGCGCGGCCAGGTTCTCGCCAAGCCCGGCTCCATCACGCCGCATACCAAGTTCAAGGCCGAGGCCTATATTCTGACGAAGGAGGAGGGTGGCCGCCATACGCCATTCTTCACCAACTACCGGCCGCAGTTCTACTTCCGCACCACCGATGTCACCGGCATCGTCAAATTGCCGGAAGGGACCGAAATGGTGATGCCGGGCGACAATGTCTCGATGGATGTCGAGCTGATCGCACCAATCGCGATGGATGACGGGCTGCGGTTTGCCATTCGCGAGGGTGGTCGCACGGTTGGTGCCGGCGTTGTCGCCAAGATCGAGGCGTAA
- the rpsG gene encoding 30S ribosomal protein S7, producing MSRRHRAVKRETLPDAKFGDAVIARFMNALMYNGKKSVAEGIVYGALDVMKRRGGANADPVRMFHEALDNVKPAVEVRSRRVGGATYQVPVEVRAERRQALAIRWIIDAARKRGEHTMEDRLSNELMDAVNNRGAAVKKREDTHRMAEANKAFSHYRW from the coding sequence ATGAGTCGCCGCCACCGCGCCGTCAAGCGCGAAACCCTGCCGGACGCGAAGTTCGGCGATGCCGTGATCGCGCGTTTCATGAATGCGCTGATGTATAATGGTAAGAAATCAGTCGCCGAGGGTATCGTTTATGGCGCGCTCGATGTCATGAAGCGGCGCGGCGGCGCGAATGCCGATCCCGTGCGGATGTTTCATGAGGCGCTGGACAATGTGAAGCCGGCGGTGGAAGTGCGTTCGCGCCGGGTTGGCGGCGCCACCTACCAGGTGCCGGTCGAGGTGCGCGCCGAGCGACGCCAAGCGCTGGCGATTCGCTGGATCATCGATGCGGCCCGCAAGCGCGGCGAGCACACCATGGAAGACCGCCTCTCTAACGAACTGATGGATGCCGTGAACAACCGTGGCGCGGCAGTGAAGAAACGTGAAGACACGCATCGGATGGCGGAAGCGAACAAGGCTTTCAGCCATTACCGCTGGTAA
- the rplC gene encoding 50S ribosomal protein L3: MRTGLLARKLGMTRLFKDDGTHVPVTVLHLDEVQVVSVRDPARDGYTAVQLGFGRAKVKNVSKANRGHFAKAKVEPKRKLVEFRVAPDAVLEPGATLSAAHFAIGQKVDVSGTSKGKGFAGAMKRWNFRGLEASHGVSISHRSHGSTGNRQDPGKTFKNKKMAGHLGDERVTTLNVEIAHVDAERGLIMVKGAVPGGKGSFVLVRDAIKRPRPADAPYPADAPYPAALAG; this comes from the coding sequence ATGCGCACCGGATTATTGGCAAGAAAACTGGGGATGACCCGGTTGTTCAAGGATGATGGCACTCATGTGCCGGTCACCGTTCTGCATCTCGACGAGGTGCAGGTGGTGTCAGTGCGCGACCCCGCGCGGGACGGCTACACGGCGGTGCAACTCGGGTTCGGACGCGCCAAGGTGAAGAATGTCAGCAAGGCCAATCGTGGCCATTTTGCCAAGGCCAAGGTCGAGCCAAAGCGGAAGCTGGTGGAGTTCCGGGTGGCGCCTGATGCCGTGCTGGAGCCGGGGGCGACGCTGTCGGCGGCGCATTTCGCGATCGGGCAGAAGGTCGATGTCTCTGGCACCTCGAAGGGCAAGGGTTTTGCCGGCGCGATGAAGCGGTGGAATTTCCGTGGTTTGGAGGCGAGCCACGGCGTTTCCATCAGCCATCGCAGTCACGGCTCGACCGGTAATCGCCAGGATCCCGGCAAGACGTTCAAGAACAAGAAAATGGCCGGCCATCTCGGCGATGAGCGGGTGACCACACTCAATGTCGAGATTGCGCATGTCGATGCTGAGCGCGGCTTGATCATGGTCAAGGGCGCAGTGCCGGGGGGCAAGGGGTCTTTCGTTCTGGTGCGTGATGCGATCAAGCGTCCGCGCCCGGCGGATGCGCCGTATCCGGCGGATGCGCCGTATCCGGCGGCGCTGGCGGGCTGA